A region of Streptomyces sp. NBC_01267 DNA encodes the following proteins:
- a CDS encoding alkaline phosphatase family protein translates to MSSQLSRRSLLVGAAAIAVAAGPLATVAQARARTPKVLVIGLDGTLLSKIKVADAPHLGALMAAGLTAASPLYANPFAPTLSGPGWSTIITGVWPDKHHVMDNNFTGQNFAQYPDFMTRIETVKPTLNTYAIASWNPITTTVFSSKVDTRVNTPSAEYDTGTTSRLVTQLATGDSDALFVQLDGVDEAGHEHGAASQQYLDAIHAVDDSVGQFVAAVKSRKSYGSEDWLIMVTADHGHTDPGGHGGSSWQERQTFLIADGPGISAGSVRYDIRMPDVAASALAHLGIAVDPAWNLDGRPLQQPGDDAFDALRPQLQGPVDETGIGAGVIGFTHTPPPGWSIDNSAMGTGGVTEWRGWSFTTDEFWTAAERDQQRESNVRARGVFAVADGDEWSDKTFTGTFDSTLISPAFRVTGGRTATLTYTTYYRQEAPQQGEVLVSYGGGTPVSVKTYTTDTSSRTETLTLQVPRGVSTAQVRFRYTGGNNWFWTVDGVKITT, encoded by the coding sequence GTGTCCTCGCAGCTGTCACGCCGCTCCCTCCTCGTCGGCGCCGCCGCCATCGCCGTCGCCGCGGGTCCCCTCGCCACGGTCGCGCAGGCGAGAGCCCGGACACCGAAGGTCCTGGTCATAGGCCTGGACGGCACCCTGCTCAGCAAGATCAAGGTCGCCGACGCACCGCACCTCGGCGCCCTGATGGCCGCCGGTCTCACCGCCGCCAGCCCGCTGTACGCCAACCCGTTCGCCCCCACGCTCTCCGGCCCCGGCTGGTCGACGATCATCACGGGTGTCTGGCCGGACAAGCACCACGTGATGGACAACAACTTCACCGGCCAGAACTTCGCCCAGTACCCGGACTTCATGACCCGGATCGAGACGGTGAAGCCCACGCTGAACACGTACGCCATCGCCTCCTGGAACCCGATCACCACCACCGTCTTCTCCTCGAAGGTGGACACCCGGGTCAACACCCCCAGCGCCGAGTACGACACCGGGACCACCTCCCGCCTCGTCACCCAGCTCGCCACCGGTGACTCCGACGCGCTCTTCGTCCAGCTCGACGGCGTGGACGAGGCGGGCCACGAGCACGGCGCCGCCAGCCAGCAGTACCTCGACGCGATCCACGCCGTGGACGACTCCGTCGGACAGTTCGTCGCAGCGGTCAAGTCCCGTAAGAGCTACGGCTCCGAGGACTGGCTGATCATGGTCACCGCCGACCACGGCCACACCGACCCCGGCGGCCACGGCGGCTCCAGCTGGCAGGAACGGCAGACCTTCCTGATCGCCGACGGGCCCGGGATCAGCGCCGGTTCGGTCCGCTACGACATCAGGATGCCGGACGTCGCGGCCTCCGCGCTCGCCCACCTCGGCATCGCCGTCGACCCGGCCTGGAACCTCGACGGCCGCCCCCTCCAGCAGCCCGGCGACGACGCCTTCGACGCGCTGCGCCCCCAACTCCAGGGCCCGGTCGACGAGACCGGCATCGGCGCCGGTGTCATCGGCTTCACCCACACCCCGCCGCCCGGCTGGTCCATCGACAACAGCGCGATGGGCACCGGCGGCGTCACCGAATGGCGCGGCTGGTCCTTCACCACCGACGAGTTCTGGACCGCCGCCGAGCGCGACCAGCAGCGCGAGTCCAACGTGCGGGCCCGGGGCGTCTTCGCGGTCGCCGACGGGGACGAGTGGTCCGACAAGACCTTCACGGGCACCTTCGACTCGACCCTGATCAGCCCGGCCTTCCGGGTCACGGGCGGGCGCACGGCGACCCTCACGTACACGACGTACTACCGCCAGGAGGCCCCGCAGCAGGGCGAGGTGCTGGTCAGCTACGGCGGCGGGACCCCGGTGAGCGTGAAGACGTACACCACCGACACCTCGTCCCGCACCGAGACCCTCACGCTCCAGGTGCCGCGCGGCGTCTCCACCGCGCAGGTGCGGTTCCGCTACACGGGCGGCAACAACTGGTTCTGGACCGTCGACGGGGTCAAGATCACCACCTAG
- a CDS encoding 2-aminoethylphosphonate ABC transporter substrate-binding protein, whose protein sequence is MRSHIKPIAAVAGALVLAGSLSACGGSSAASDAKVVTVYSADGLKGENNDGWYDQVFKDFEKQTGIKVKYVEGGSGEVVQRAAREKSNTQADVLVTLPPFIQQADSKGLLQKYAPKGSDQVSGADKAADGTWTSVVNNFFGFVYNKKELKTAPATWDELLDGKYKNKLQYSTPGVAGDGTAVVIKAMHDFGSKEAAMAYLGKLQANNVGPSASTGKLAPKVDKGEILAANGDVQMNYAQSKTMPNLGIWFPAKAGGKPTTFALPYAAGLVSKAPHSANGKKLLDFMLAEQAQKQVSEIGGGFSARQDVKATDANATALSALMKGVEVFAPDWDDVSKNLTSYVSDWKSATHS, encoded by the coding sequence ATGCGCAGCCACATCAAGCCGATCGCCGCCGTCGCCGGAGCCCTGGTGCTCGCCGGCTCCCTGTCCGCCTGCGGTGGTTCCTCCGCCGCGTCCGACGCCAAGGTCGTCACCGTCTACAGCGCCGACGGCCTCAAGGGCGAGAACAACGACGGCTGGTACGACCAGGTCTTCAAGGACTTCGAGAAGCAGACCGGCATCAAGGTCAAGTACGTCGAGGGCGGCTCGGGCGAGGTCGTGCAGCGCGCGGCCCGCGAGAAGTCCAACACCCAGGCCGACGTGCTCGTCACGCTCCCGCCGTTCATCCAGCAGGCCGACTCCAAGGGGCTGCTGCAGAAGTACGCGCCCAAGGGCTCCGACCAGGTCTCCGGCGCCGACAAGGCCGCCGACGGCACCTGGACCTCGGTCGTCAACAACTTCTTCGGCTTCGTCTACAACAAGAAGGAGTTGAAGACGGCCCCCGCCACCTGGGACGAACTGCTCGACGGGAAGTACAAGAACAAGCTCCAGTACTCCACTCCGGGCGTCGCGGGCGACGGCACCGCCGTCGTCATCAAGGCCATGCACGACTTCGGCTCCAAGGAAGCGGCGATGGCCTACCTGGGCAAGCTCCAGGCCAACAACGTCGGCCCGTCCGCCTCCACCGGCAAGCTCGCGCCGAAGGTCGACAAGGGCGAGATCCTGGCCGCCAACGGCGATGTCCAGATGAACTACGCCCAGTCCAAGACCATGCCGAACCTCGGCATCTGGTTCCCCGCGAAGGCCGGCGGCAAGCCCACCACCTTCGCCCTGCCGTACGCGGCCGGTCTGGTCAGCAAGGCCCCGCACTCCGCCAACGGCAAGAAGCTGCTCGACTTCATGCTCGCCGAGCAGGCCCAGAAGCAGGTCAGCGAGATCGGCGGCGGCTTCTCCGCCCGTCAGGACGTCAAGGCGACCGACGCCAACGCGACCGCGCTCAGCGCTCTGATGAAGGGCGTCGAGGTCTTCGCGCCGGACTGGGACGACGTCTCCAAGAACCTGACGTCGTACGTCAGCGACTGGAAGTCGGCCACGCACAGCTGA
- a CDS encoding ABC transporter permease — MLVHSRTGKWATWVLFAALFLPLFALPLLVILLASFATNWSGAFPSGPTLHHYAAATSGDSLQALTTSLITAVSASLLALTVGTWAALAGAALKKRGRRFMDALFMLPVAVPSVVVGLAVLVAFSKPPVLLNGTSTIVILAHTILVTAFAHQSVSAAILRLDPVYEQAAASLGARPAYVLWRVRLPLLLPSLTAAAGLCFALSMGELSATMMLYPPDWTPLPVQIFAATDRGSLFTGAAVAVVLMAATLLVLFAVSRIRTRASYR, encoded by the coding sequence GTGCTGGTGCATAGCCGTACCGGGAAGTGGGCCACCTGGGTCCTCTTCGCCGCGCTCTTCCTGCCGCTGTTCGCGCTGCCGCTGCTGGTGATCCTGCTGGCCTCGTTCGCCACCAACTGGTCCGGCGCCTTCCCCTCGGGCCCGACCCTGCACCACTACGCGGCGGCCACCAGCGGCGACTCCCTCCAGGCGCTCACCACCAGCCTGATCACCGCGGTCAGCGCCAGCCTGCTCGCCCTGACCGTGGGGACCTGGGCGGCGCTCGCCGGGGCCGCACTGAAGAAGCGCGGACGGCGGTTCATGGACGCGCTGTTCATGCTGCCGGTCGCCGTGCCCTCGGTGGTCGTCGGCCTCGCCGTGCTCGTGGCGTTCAGCAAACCGCCGGTGCTGCTCAACGGCACGTCCACGATCGTGATCCTGGCGCACACCATTCTTGTCACGGCGTTCGCCCACCAGTCGGTTTCGGCTGCCATCCTGCGTCTCGACCCGGTGTACGAGCAGGCGGCGGCATCACTGGGCGCCCGTCCCGCGTACGTCCTGTGGCGGGTCAGGCTGCCCCTGCTGCTGCCGTCCCTGACAGCGGCGGCCGGGCTCTGCTTCGCCCTGTCCATGGGGGAGTTGAGCGCCACGATGATGCTCTACCCGCCCGACTGGACACCGCTCCCCGTGCAGATCTTCGCGGCCACCGACCGCGGCTCGCTCTTCACGGGCGCGGCGGTCGCCGTGGTCCTCATGGCGGCGACCCTGCTGGTCCTGTTCGCCGTCTCCCGCATCCGCACCCGGGCTTCCTACCGCTGA
- a CDS encoding 2-aminoethylphosphonate ABC transporter permease subunit, which yields MASATAVPAADTDTGDPTDPTDTAPGRSRSVPRWIWALPPVAVLALVFLYPLALVVQQSVTPDTGGTSFTPYTQVFASDAFREALTTTVWLAVGATVGCLVLGFVLAVVIAFVPFPGGKAVARFIDVFLSFPSFLITLALLFVYGSVGMANGVWTDITGGGSGPFQFLTTPWGVLLAEITYFTPFVMRPLLAAFSQLDTAQLEVASSLGAGPGRIVRRVILPEALPALAAGGSLVLVMCLNEFGIVLFTGAKGVTTLPMLVYGKAILESDYPAACVVAVVNVAISVGLYSLYRMVARRAGA from the coding sequence ATGGCTAGCGCGACCGCGGTCCCGGCCGCCGACACCGACACCGGCGACCCCACCGACCCCACCGACACCGCCCCGGGCAGGTCCCGTTCGGTCCCGCGCTGGATCTGGGCGCTGCCACCCGTCGCCGTCCTCGCGCTGGTCTTCCTCTACCCGCTCGCCCTCGTCGTCCAGCAGTCCGTCACCCCGGACACGGGCGGCACCTCCTTCACCCCGTACACCCAGGTCTTCGCCTCCGACGCGTTCCGCGAGGCACTGACCACCACCGTCTGGCTGGCCGTCGGGGCGACCGTCGGCTGTCTCGTCCTCGGCTTCGTGCTCGCCGTGGTGATCGCCTTCGTGCCCTTCCCCGGCGGGAAGGCCGTCGCCCGGTTCATCGACGTCTTCCTCTCCTTCCCGTCCTTCCTGATCACCCTCGCGCTGCTCTTCGTCTACGGCTCGGTCGGCATGGCCAACGGCGTCTGGACGGACATCACCGGCGGGGGCAGCGGCCCCTTCCAGTTCCTCACCACGCCCTGGGGTGTCCTCCTCGCGGAGATCACCTACTTCACCCCGTTCGTGATGCGCCCGCTGCTCGCCGCCTTCTCGCAGCTCGACACCGCGCAACTGGAGGTCGCCTCGTCGCTGGGCGCCGGACCGGGCCGGATCGTCCGGCGGGTCATCCTGCCCGAGGCGCTTCCCGCGCTCGCCGCCGGCGGCAGCCTCGTCCTGGTGATGTGCCTCAACGAATTCGGCATCGTGCTCTTCACGGGCGCCAAGGGCGTCACGACCCTGCCGATGCTCGTGTACGGCAAGGCGATCCTCGAATCCGACTACCCGGCCGCCTGTGTGGTCGCCGTCGTCAATGTGGCGATCTCCGTCGGCCTCTACTCCCTCTACCGGATGGTGGCCCGCCGTGCTGGTGCATAG
- a CDS encoding ABC transporter ATP-binding protein — MTSGIRFDGVSVAYGGNTVLDSLDLTVEPGEVMALLGPSGSGKTTALRAVAGFVQPAAGRVFIGGRDVTALPPHRRGIGMVVQQYALFPHMRVEDNVAFGLKAQKVAKGEIPARVGEALAMTGMAAYAKRYPRELSGGQQQRVAIARALAIRPGVLLLDEPLSALDAQLRSGMLAELARLHRELPDVSILYVTHDQVEALTLADRIAVMDRARLQDCGTPQELYRRPRTEFTASFVGNANLLPVTVRAGGVSFAGTELAVSDTDGAADGATATLCVRPHLVGLGEGPNALRGRITEVQWRGSTHRLLVDVGGHDLKADVRELRETPALGDEVTLHFAADDAVLLSADVTAGAPSRATGAAEAPSSTADAMAGVSDG, encoded by the coding sequence ATGACCAGCGGTATCCGCTTCGACGGGGTCTCGGTCGCGTACGGCGGGAACACCGTCCTCGACTCCCTGGACCTGACGGTCGAGCCGGGCGAGGTCATGGCCCTGCTCGGCCCGTCGGGCTCCGGCAAGACCACCGCTCTGCGCGCCGTCGCCGGATTCGTCCAGCCGGCCGCCGGGCGGGTGTTCATCGGGGGCCGCGACGTCACCGCGCTGCCCCCGCACCGGCGCGGCATCGGCATGGTCGTCCAGCAGTACGCGCTCTTCCCGCACATGCGGGTCGAGGACAACGTCGCCTTCGGGCTCAAGGCCCAGAAGGTCGCCAAGGGCGAGATCCCGGCCCGGGTCGGGGAAGCCCTCGCCATGACCGGCATGGCCGCGTACGCCAAGCGCTACCCGCGCGAACTCTCCGGCGGCCAGCAGCAGCGCGTCGCCATCGCACGGGCCCTGGCCATCCGGCCCGGCGTGCTGCTGCTCGACGAGCCGCTCTCCGCACTCGACGCCCAGCTCAGGTCCGGGATGCTCGCCGAACTGGCCCGGCTGCACCGGGAGTTGCCCGACGTCTCGATCCTGTACGTCACCCACGACCAGGTCGAGGCGCTCACCCTCGCGGACCGCATCGCCGTGATGGACCGGGCCCGCCTCCAGGACTGCGGCACCCCGCAGGAGCTCTACCGCCGCCCGCGCACCGAATTCACCGCCTCGTTCGTCGGCAACGCGAACCTGCTGCCGGTCACCGTCCGCGCCGGGGGAGTCTCCTTCGCCGGTACGGAACTCGCGGTGAGCGACACGGACGGCGCGGCCGACGGAGCCACCGCCACCCTGTGTGTCCGCCCCCACCTGGTCGGACTCGGCGAGGGCCCCAACGCCCTGCGCGGCAGGATCACCGAGGTCCAGTGGCGCGGCTCCACCCACCGGCTGCTGGTCGACGTGGGCGGCCACGACCTCAAGGCGGACGTACGCGAACTGCGGGAGACCCCGGCGCTGGGCGACGAGGTGACCCTGCACTTCGCCGCGGACGACGCGGTACTCCTGTCGGCCGACGTGACGGCAGGGGCACCGAGCCGCGCGACCGGGGCGGCGGAAGCACCGAGCAGTACGGCCGACGCGATGGCCGGGGTCTCGGATGGCTAG
- a CDS encoding phosphonatase-like hydrolase produces MSELTVNNPINLVVLDMAGTTVADGGLVERAFAAAAQRMGAEPDSMLDYVRATMGESKISVFRHLFGDEAKAQQANTAFEAAYGELVTAGHIAPVPGAREAVERLRSEGRTVVLSTGFARVTQDAILAALGWQDLADLTLCPADAGGRGRPYPDMVLAAFLRTGAVDGVDQVAVAGDTSYDMLSGVRSGARVVAGVLTGAHDRGQLESNGATHVLGSVAELPDLLARVEI; encoded by the coding sequence GTGAGTGAGTTGACCGTGAACAACCCGATCAATCTGGTAGTGCTCGACATGGCGGGCACCACCGTCGCCGACGGCGGTCTCGTCGAGCGGGCGTTCGCCGCGGCGGCGCAGCGCATGGGCGCCGAGCCGGACTCGATGCTCGACTACGTGCGCGCCACCATGGGCGAGTCCAAGATCTCCGTCTTCCGGCACCTCTTCGGGGACGAGGCGAAGGCCCAGCAGGCCAACACCGCCTTCGAGGCGGCGTACGGGGAGCTGGTCACCGCCGGGCACATCGCCCCGGTCCCCGGCGCCCGCGAGGCCGTCGAGCGCCTCAGGTCCGAGGGCCGGACCGTGGTCCTGAGCACCGGGTTCGCCCGGGTCACCCAGGACGCGATCCTCGCCGCACTCGGCTGGCAGGACCTCGCCGACCTGACGCTCTGCCCGGCCGACGCGGGCGGGCGCGGGCGCCCGTACCCGGACATGGTGCTCGCCGCGTTCCTGCGGACCGGCGCCGTCGACGGGGTCGACCAGGTCGCGGTCGCGGGCGACACCTCGTACGACATGCTCAGCGGCGTACGGTCCGGGGCCCGCGTCGTCGCCGGTGTCCTGACCGGCGCCCACGACCGGGGGCAGCTGGAGAGCAACGGCGCCACGCACGTCCTCGGTTCGGTGGCCGAACTGCCGGACCTGCTGGCCCGGGTGGAGATATGA
- a CDS encoding TIGR03364 family FAD-dependent oxidoreductase yields MRVIVVGAGVVGTMHAWHAVERGHEVVQIERETEARGASLRNFGQVWVSGRAGGEELETALRARVLWEEIGERVPGIGFRATGSLTPVRNALEQAVAEAALRRTDAAARGYRLLDRAEAQEINPALRGEFEAALWCERDAAVEPRVAQLELKKALLASGRYTFLGGREVREVVGGNAVRDDHGDLHTGDVVVLCTGAWLGGLVRELAPDLPVRRVRLQMMQTEPLGERLTTSVADADSFRYYPAYASEALDALNASQAQDPVAAAHKMQLLMVQRKDGGLTIGDTHEYEHPFAFDVREEPYEHVARVAESFLGRPLPKIRHRWAGVYAQCTDTTRVVHREQVRDGVWLVTGPGGRGMTCSPAIAEKTANDLGW; encoded by the coding sequence GTGAGAGTCATAGTCGTAGGAGCCGGCGTGGTGGGAACCATGCACGCCTGGCACGCAGTGGAACGCGGCCACGAGGTCGTACAGATCGAGCGCGAGACCGAGGCCCGGGGCGCGTCGCTCCGTAACTTCGGGCAGGTGTGGGTCAGTGGCCGGGCCGGCGGTGAGGAGCTGGAGACCGCTCTGCGGGCCCGGGTGCTGTGGGAGGAGATCGGGGAGCGGGTGCCCGGTATCGGCTTCCGCGCCACCGGGTCCCTCACCCCCGTCCGCAACGCCCTCGAACAGGCCGTCGCCGAGGCCGCTCTGCGGCGTACGGACGCCGCGGCCCGTGGCTACCGGCTGCTCGACCGGGCCGAGGCCCAGGAGATCAACCCGGCGCTGCGCGGTGAGTTCGAAGCCGCGCTCTGGTGCGAGCGGGACGCGGCCGTGGAGCCGCGCGTCGCCCAGCTGGAGCTGAAGAAGGCCCTGCTGGCGTCCGGCAGGTACACCTTCCTCGGCGGGCGCGAGGTGCGCGAGGTCGTCGGCGGCAACGCCGTGCGCGACGACCACGGCGACCTGCACACCGGCGACGTCGTGGTGCTCTGCACGGGCGCCTGGCTCGGCGGGCTGGTGCGCGAACTCGCCCCCGACCTGCCGGTGCGCCGGGTGCGCCTGCAGATGATGCAGACCGAACCCCTCGGCGAGCGGCTCACCACCTCCGTCGCCGACGCGGACTCCTTCCGCTACTACCCGGCGTACGCCTCCGAGGCCCTCGACGCCCTCAACGCCTCGCAGGCCCAGGACCCGGTCGCCGCCGCGCACAAGATGCAGCTGCTCATGGTGCAGCGCAAGGACGGCGGGCTGACCATCGGCGACACCCACGAGTACGAGCACCCCTTCGCCTTCGACGTCCGCGAGGAGCCGTACGAGCACGTGGCCCGGGTCGCCGAGTCCTTCCTCGGGCGCCCGCTGCCGAAGATCCGTCACCGCTGGGCCGGGGTGTACGCGCAGTGCACCGACACCACCCGAGTCGTCCACCGCGAGCAGGTGCGCGACGGCGTCTGGCTGGTGACCGGGCCCGGCGGGCGTGGCATGACCTGTTCCCCGGCGATAGCCGAGAAGACCGCGAACGACCTGGGCTGGTGA
- a CDS encoding GntR family transcriptional regulator, with translation MDYPLGQTPGAPIRSGIPEHGRIPKYYAVKAQVALLIDELGEGGALPTERDLAVRYEVARETVRQALRELLLEGRLRRQGRGTVVAGPKLEQPLSLASYTEGVRRQGRTPGRHLISLDRFPCPPALAAETGIEQGDPVWHLERVLLADDERMGLESTYVSVARVPSLDSEFEPDSSFYGYLRDRLGIAFGNADERIETVLATPREALLIGTPPALPMLLIHRVSRDTEGRPLERVRTLYRGDRFSFTARLESH, from the coding sequence GTGGACTACCCGCTCGGCCAGACACCTGGCGCACCGATCCGCTCCGGCATCCCGGAGCACGGCCGCATCCCCAAGTACTACGCGGTCAAGGCCCAAGTCGCGCTGCTCATAGACGAGTTGGGCGAAGGTGGGGCACTGCCCACCGAACGCGATCTCGCCGTACGGTACGAGGTCGCCCGCGAGACCGTACGGCAGGCGCTGCGCGAGCTGCTGCTGGAGGGGCGGCTGCGCAGGCAGGGGCGGGGGACCGTCGTCGCGGGCCCCAAGCTCGAACAGCCGCTGTCACTCGCGAGCTACACCGAGGGCGTACGCCGGCAGGGCCGCACCCCGGGACGTCATCTCATCTCCCTCGACCGCTTCCCCTGCCCCCCGGCGCTGGCCGCCGAGACCGGGATCGAACAGGGTGACCCGGTCTGGCACCTGGAGCGGGTGCTGCTCGCCGACGACGAGCGGATGGGCCTGGAGAGCACCTATGTCTCGGTGGCCCGAGTCCCGTCCCTGGACAGTGAGTTCGAGCCCGACTCCTCCTTCTACGGCTACCTCCGCGACCGGCTCGGCATCGCCTTCGGCAACGCCGACGAACGGATCGAGACGGTCCTCGCGACCCCGCGCGAGGCGCTGCTCATCGGGACACCGCCCGCGCTGCCGATGCTGCTGATCCACCGCGTGTCGCGGGACACCGAGGGGCGACCGCTGGAACGTGTACGGACGCTGTACCGCGGGGACCGGTTCAGCTTCACGGCGCGGCTCGAATCCCACTGA
- a CDS encoding Gfo/Idh/MocA family oxidoreductase: MTAAPHRVALVGYGLAGSVFHAPLIAATEGLVLDTVVTSNEERREQARAEFPDVRFVDAPEDLWARADELDLIVIASPNKTHVPIATAALEAGLPVVVDKPIAGTAAEARELAALADARGLLLSVFQNRRWDNDFLTLRKLIDDGELGTVQRFESRYERWRPQLKGGWRESGDPSEIGGLLYDLGSHVVDQALTLFGPAVRVYAEADVRRPGARADDDTFVALTHANGVRSHLHVSATTAQLGPRFRVLGSSAGYVKYGLDPQEAALREGKRPGTAARWGEEPESQWGRLGSGESPLTGGGVPVPTLTGDYPAYYAAVAAALRDGGRPPVTAGEAAAALDVLEAARRSAREGIVVEL; the protein is encoded by the coding sequence ATGACTGCAGCACCGCACCGCGTAGCGCTCGTCGGCTACGGCCTCGCCGGATCCGTCTTCCACGCCCCGCTGATCGCCGCCACCGAAGGCCTAGTCCTCGACACGGTCGTCACGTCGAACGAGGAGCGGCGGGAACAGGCGCGCGCCGAGTTCCCCGACGTCCGTTTCGTGGACGCTCCGGAGGACCTGTGGGCCCGCGCGGACGAACTGGACCTGATCGTGATCGCGTCCCCGAACAAGACGCACGTCCCGATCGCGACCGCCGCTCTGGAGGCCGGTCTGCCGGTCGTCGTGGACAAGCCGATCGCCGGAACGGCCGCCGAGGCCCGGGAGCTCGCCGCGCTCGCCGACGCCCGCGGGCTGCTGCTCTCCGTCTTCCAGAACCGCCGTTGGGACAACGACTTCCTGACTCTGCGCAAGCTGATCGACGACGGCGAACTGGGCACCGTACAGCGCTTCGAGTCACGCTACGAGCGCTGGCGCCCGCAGCTCAAGGGCGGCTGGCGCGAGTCGGGCGACCCGTCGGAGATCGGCGGTCTGCTGTACGACCTGGGCAGCCATGTGGTCGACCAGGCGCTGACGCTCTTCGGCCCGGCGGTACGGGTGTACGCGGAGGCGGACGTACGCCGTCCCGGGGCCCGCGCCGACGACGACACCTTCGTCGCGCTCACCCATGCCAACGGCGTGCGTTCCCATCTCCATGTCTCGGCCACCACCGCCCAGCTCGGCCCGCGTTTCCGGGTGCTCGGCTCCTCGGCCGGATATGTGAAGTACGGGCTCGATCCGCAGGAGGCGGCGCTCCGCGAGGGCAAGCGGCCCGGCACCGCCGCGCGCTGGGGCGAGGAGCCCGAGTCGCAGTGGGGGCGCCTCGGTTCGGGTGAGTCCCCGCTGACCGGCGGCGGTGTCCCCGTACCGACGCTGACGGGCGACTACCCCGCGTACTACGCCGCCGTCGCCGCGGCCCTGCGGGACGGCGGCAGGCCGCCGGTCACGGCGGGCGAGGCGGCGGCGGCGCTGGACGTGCTCGAAGCCGCGCGCCGTTCCGCGCGCGAGGGGATCGTGGTGGAGCTCTGA
- a CDS encoding fumarylacetoacetate hydrolase family protein, giving the protein MKLLRVGTAGAERPALLDQDGTLRDLSALVDDIDGKLLADDAALVRIRAAAAAGVLPAMEGAEGLRTGPPLARIGKIVCIGLNYHDHATETGAAIPAEPIVFMKAPDTVVGPDDTVLVPRASEKTDWEVELAVVIGRTARYLGSAEEALGHVAGYAVAHDVSERAFQIERGGQWDKGKNCETFNPLGPWLVTADEVPDPQALPLKLWVNGELKQDGTTADQIFPVGEVVRYLSQFMTLYPGDVINTGTPAGVAMGQPDPKPYLRAGDVVELEIEGLGRQRQVLKDA; this is encoded by the coding sequence ATGAAGCTGCTGCGTGTCGGAACGGCCGGGGCCGAGCGCCCCGCACTGCTCGACCAGGACGGCACCCTCCGTGACCTCTCCGCGCTGGTCGACGACATCGACGGGAAGCTGCTCGCCGACGATGCCGCGCTCGTCCGGATACGGGCCGCCGCCGCGGCCGGCGTGCTGCCCGCGATGGAGGGGGCGGAGGGGCTGCGTACCGGTCCGCCGCTGGCCCGTATCGGCAAGATCGTCTGTATCGGGCTGAACTACCACGACCACGCCACGGAGACGGGCGCCGCCATCCCGGCCGAACCGATCGTGTTCATGAAGGCGCCGGACACGGTGGTGGGCCCCGACGACACCGTGCTCGTCCCGCGGGCGAGCGAGAAGACCGACTGGGAGGTCGAGCTGGCCGTCGTCATCGGGCGCACCGCGCGCTACCTCGGCTCGGCCGAGGAGGCGCTCGGCCATGTCGCCGGGTACGCGGTCGCGCACGACGTCTCCGAGCGGGCCTTCCAGATCGAGCGCGGCGGCCAGTGGGACAAGGGCAAGAACTGCGAGACGTTCAACCCCCTCGGCCCCTGGCTGGTGACCGCCGACGAGGTGCCCGACCCGCAGGCGCTCCCGCTGAAGCTGTGGGTGAACGGTGAGCTGAAGCAGGACGGCACCACGGCCGACCAGATCTTCCCGGTCGGCGAAGTGGTCCGCTACCTGAGCCAGTTCATGACGCTCTACCCGGGCGATGTCATCAACACCGGGACGCCCGCCGGGGTGGCGATGGGACAGCCCGACCCCAAGCCGTACCTGCGGGCCGGGGACGTCGTGGAGCTGGAGATCGAGGGGCTGGGGCGCCAGCGGCAGGTTCTCAAGGACGCGTAG